A stretch of the Mycobacterium sp. ITM-2016-00317 genome encodes the following:
- a CDS encoding N,N-dimethylformamidase beta subunit family domain-containing protein codes for MPIVGYTDRLTVEPGQTVDFKISCDAPTFTASLVRLIHGDVNPAGPGFKAQPIASSIDGIHPGQHQSLSAGSYVRVPYRSGLTPVGNFTVQLWIWPTLPTGGHQTLLSQGCLSDGGYALRIEEGQVTFRVGSHVLTVPHALVARRWYSVAAVVDVTAGEVRLDVVPKAINHAAEHHRVVGPVGLSPAGEADVVIGAEQVESAVIGNYYNGKIDAPRIYDSALSESALEAISRDSALEVQVSPLAAWDFARDISNWTVTDTVGDFHGHTVNKPMRGATGHNWDGTETAWPHAPAQYGAIHFHDDDLADAGWATTFQWTVPEDLPSAVYAAHVQTGDAEDYIPVFVRPRRGAPTAKIALLIPTFSYLAYANEQLLNNPLLTDKGDYPSQVQDRYIVENGLLSLYDKHSDGTGVCYSSRLRPVVNMRPKCNMAWLDGGKGSPHQFNADLHIVDWLHEHGYDVDIYTDEDLHREGSALLAPYNVVLTGTHAEYWSAEMLDATQDYLREGGRLMSLSGNGMYWVTQLDPETGTSIEIRRRGPATRMWEPEPGEAHLSSTGELGGLWRFRGRGPHTWIGAGHTAETAGTGRPYRRTEQSYDPEFSFVFDGVDGDTIGDIPCLVNSHGAAGFEFDRADTAVGSPVETVILATADGFDDDAQGTIEDVLLSDSMQGGTQSPLVRADMTLLTYPAGGAVFAVSSIAWSGCLSYNGYDNDVSRITRNVLEAYAADRA; via the coding sequence ATGCCGATCGTCGGGTATACCGATCGCCTCACAGTTGAACCCGGCCAGACGGTCGACTTCAAGATCAGTTGTGACGCCCCGACTTTCACCGCGTCGCTGGTGCGCCTGATCCACGGCGACGTCAATCCGGCGGGCCCCGGCTTCAAAGCCCAGCCCATCGCATCCAGCATCGACGGCATCCATCCCGGTCAACACCAGTCGCTGTCTGCAGGGTCGTATGTGCGAGTCCCGTATCGAAGCGGGTTGACTCCAGTCGGTAACTTCACCGTCCAGCTCTGGATCTGGCCGACCCTGCCGACAGGCGGTCACCAGACCCTTCTCTCCCAAGGCTGCCTGAGTGACGGCGGCTACGCGTTACGGATCGAGGAGGGGCAGGTCACCTTTCGCGTGGGCAGCCACGTGCTCACCGTGCCGCACGCGCTCGTTGCGCGCAGGTGGTACTCGGTGGCCGCAGTGGTCGACGTCACGGCAGGCGAGGTGCGACTCGATGTGGTGCCGAAGGCGATCAACCACGCAGCCGAGCATCATCGGGTGGTTGGTCCGGTCGGCCTGTCACCGGCCGGGGAGGCCGACGTGGTCATCGGTGCCGAACAAGTCGAGTCTGCGGTGATCGGCAACTACTACAACGGCAAGATCGACGCGCCGCGCATCTATGACTCCGCGTTGAGCGAGTCCGCGCTGGAGGCGATCAGTCGGGACTCCGCACTGGAAGTTCAAGTCTCCCCGTTGGCGGCCTGGGACTTCGCCAGGGACATCAGCAACTGGACAGTGACCGACACCGTCGGCGACTTCCACGGGCATACGGTCAACAAGCCGATGCGGGGCGCCACCGGGCATAACTGGGACGGCACGGAGACGGCATGGCCACACGCGCCGGCGCAATACGGCGCCATCCACTTTCACGACGACGACCTCGCCGACGCGGGTTGGGCGACGACGTTTCAGTGGACGGTTCCCGAGGATCTACCGAGTGCGGTCTATGCGGCACATGTGCAGACCGGCGACGCCGAGGACTACATCCCGGTTTTCGTGCGGCCGCGCCGTGGTGCACCCACAGCAAAGATCGCCTTGCTCATCCCGACATTCAGCTACCTCGCCTACGCCAACGAGCAACTCCTCAACAACCCGCTGCTGACGGACAAGGGCGACTACCCCTCGCAGGTCCAGGATCGCTACATCGTCGAGAACGGGCTGCTCAGTCTCTACGACAAGCACAGCGACGGAACCGGAGTCTGTTACTCGTCGCGCCTGCGACCGGTGGTCAACATGCGCCCCAAGTGCAACATGGCCTGGCTCGACGGTGGGAAGGGGTCGCCGCACCAGTTCAACGCCGACCTGCACATCGTCGACTGGCTGCACGAACACGGCTATGACGTCGACATCTACACCGATGAGGATCTGCACCGGGAAGGCAGTGCGCTGCTCGCGCCGTACAACGTCGTGCTGACAGGCACCCATGCCGAGTACTGGTCAGCCGAGATGCTCGATGCCACGCAAGACTATCTGCGCGAGGGCGGCCGGCTGATGTCGTTGTCCGGCAACGGAATGTACTGGGTGACCCAACTGGACCCGGAGACGGGCACAAGCATCGAGATCCGTCGCCGCGGACCGGCAACCCGCATGTGGGAACCCGAACCCGGTGAGGCGCACCTGAGTAGCACCGGTGAGCTCGGAGGTCTCTGGCGTTTTCGGGGACGCGGACCGCACACGTGGATCGGAGCCGGGCACACCGCTGAAACAGCGGGAACCGGACGGCCCTACCGGCGCACGGAGCAGAGCTATGACCCAGAATTCTCTTTCGTGTTCGACGGCGTCGACGGCGACACAATCGGTGACATTCCCTGTCTGGTCAATTCACACGGCGCGGCCGGTTTCGAGTTCGATCGAGCCGACACGGCCGTCGGGTCCCCGGTGGAGACCGTAATCCTGGCCACCGCCGACGGATTCGACGATGACGCGCAGGGCACCATCGAGGATGTCCTGCTGTCCGATTCGATGCAGGGCGGTACGCAAAGCCCGCTGGTCCGGGCGGACATGACGCTGTTGACGTATCCCGCAGGCGGGGCTGTCTTCGCCGTGAGCTCGATCGCATGGAGCGGGTGTCTCTCCTACAACGGATACGACAACGACGTGTCACGGATCACGCGCAATGTGCTTGAGGCGTACGCCGCCGACAGGGCCTAG
- a CDS encoding NAD-dependent succinate-semialdehyde dehydrogenase, with protein sequence MVNVETTNPATEQLLGSYAAMTDAEIDAAVHRAERAYREWATWTIDRRATVIAAAAQLLRSEIEELALLITREMGKPLAESRAEIGKCALGLDYYAENASRLLADSVYETAADRSWVSYEPLGVVLAVMPWNFPLWQVFRFAGPALMAGNAAVLKHSPNTTGAALAAERIIEAAGAPTGLLTALIVAESDVADVTARLIDDDRIAAVTLTGSERAGAAVGSCAGRSIKKSVLELGGSDPFIVLADADIETVVAHAVKARFLNAGQSCISPKRFIVDARVADDFVAGMQRSLSALTVGDPEDPATDIGPMARRDLRDLVAGQLAETLCAGADLIAGGAPVPDRIGWFFQPTLIADVRPGSPAYEEEIFGPVAAVLTFDSDDEAVRIANATRYGLGASVWGADLDKAAHIGRQVVSGACFINAPVASDVRIPFGGAKRSGFGRELADAGIREFVNARTWWINDDA encoded by the coding sequence ATGGTCAACGTCGAAACGACAAACCCGGCAACAGAACAGCTACTCGGCAGCTATGCGGCCATGACGGACGCCGAGATCGACGCCGCAGTACACCGCGCCGAGCGGGCTTACCGGGAATGGGCGACGTGGACCATCGATCGGCGGGCCACCGTCATCGCTGCCGCCGCACAACTGTTGCGCAGCGAGATCGAGGAACTCGCGTTGCTGATCACCCGGGAGATGGGTAAACCTCTCGCCGAGTCGCGAGCCGAGATCGGCAAATGCGCGCTCGGACTGGACTACTACGCCGAGAACGCGTCACGCCTGCTTGCCGATTCCGTCTACGAGACAGCCGCGGACCGGAGTTGGGTGTCATACGAGCCCCTTGGTGTCGTGCTCGCTGTCATGCCGTGGAACTTCCCGCTGTGGCAGGTGTTCCGCTTTGCGGGACCGGCATTGATGGCCGGTAACGCCGCTGTGTTGAAGCATTCCCCGAACACCACGGGGGCAGCACTGGCGGCAGAGCGCATCATCGAGGCGGCGGGTGCCCCAACCGGACTGCTGACTGCGCTGATCGTGGCCGAGAGCGACGTCGCCGATGTCACCGCACGGCTGATCGACGATGACCGAATCGCCGCGGTCACCCTGACCGGCAGCGAGCGCGCAGGCGCCGCGGTCGGTTCGTGCGCCGGCCGGTCCATCAAGAAGTCGGTGCTGGAGCTGGGCGGCTCTGACCCCTTCATCGTCCTCGCCGACGCCGACATCGAGACAGTAGTTGCCCATGCCGTGAAGGCCCGCTTCCTCAATGCTGGTCAAAGTTGCATCTCGCCAAAGCGATTCATCGTCGACGCGCGGGTTGCTGATGACTTCGTCGCAGGAATGCAGCGGTCGCTGTCGGCGCTCACGGTGGGGGATCCGGAGGACCCCGCAACCGACATCGGGCCGATGGCCAGACGTGATCTGCGCGACCTCGTCGCCGGGCAGTTGGCTGAAACGCTGTGCGCGGGTGCGGACCTGATCGCCGGCGGTGCGCCGGTACCTGATCGCATCGGGTGGTTCTTCCAGCCCACCCTCATCGCCGACGTGCGCCCGGGCAGCCCGGCTTACGAGGAGGAGATCTTCGGCCCCGTGGCCGCGGTCCTGACCTTCGACAGTGATGACGAAGCAGTGCGTATCGCGAACGCCACTCGATACGGCCTGGGAGCCAGCGTGTGGGGTGCGGATCTCGACAAGGCGGCCCATATCGGACGCCAGGTGGTGTCGGGAGCCTGTTTCATCAACGCCCCGGTCGCCTCGGACGTTCGCATACCGTTCGGAGGCGCCAAGCGCAGCGGGTTCGGTCGTGAGCTGGCAGACGCGGGAATCCGCGAGTTCGTCAACGCCCGCACCTGGTGGATCAACGACGACGCCTAG